One window from the genome of Epinephelus moara isolate mb chromosome 21, YSFRI_EMoa_1.0, whole genome shotgun sequence encodes:
- the LOC126408889 gene encoding ubiquitin-conjugating enzyme E2 R1 translates to MAQHDHSHVASSQKALMLEMKSLQEEPVEGFKITLVDEADLYNWEVAIFGPPNTHYEGGYFKARIKFPIDYPYSPPAFRFLTKMWHPNIYENGDVCISILHPPVDDPQSGELPSERWNPTQNVRTILLSVISLLNEPNTFSPANVDASVMYRKWRDSKGKDREYVEIIRKQVVATKAEAERDGVKVPTTLAEYCVRTRAPAPDEGSDLFYDYYYDDDDVEGEDGDCCYDEDDSGTEES, encoded by the exons ATGGCGCAACACGACCACTCTCATGTAGCCAGTTCACAGAAAGCACTCATGTTGGAGATGAAGAGTCTTCAGGAGGAGCCTGTCGAGGGATTCAAAATAACACTGGTGGACGAGGCTGATCTATACAACTGGGAAGTGGCCATTTTCGGTCCGCCAAATACTCACTATGAAGGGGGGTATTTTAAG gcTCGGATCAAGTTCCCTATAGATTACCCATACTCCCCACCTGCCTTCCGGTTCCTCACCAAGATGTGGCACCCCAACATCTACGAG AACGGAGACGTGTGTATTTCTATATTGCACCCTCCAGTGGACGACCCGCAGAGTGGAGAGCTGCCTTCAGAGAGATGGAATCCCACCCAGAACGTCCG GACCATTTTGTTGAGTGTGATCTCACTGCTGAATGAACCCAACACCTTCTCTCCTGCCAACGTGGACGCCTCCGTCATGTACCGCAAGTGGAGGGACAGCAAGGGCAAGGACCGCGAATATGTCGAGATCATCAG GAAACAGGTAGTGGCCACCAAGGCGGAAGCTGAGCGCGACGGCGTGAAGGTGCCCACCACACTGGCCGAGTACTGCGTCCGCACACGCGCCCCGGCCCCCGACGAAGGCTCCGACCTCTTCTATGACTATTACTATGACGACGACGACGTGGAGGGCGAGGACGGCGACTGCTGCTACGATGAGGACGACTCGGGCACGGAGGAGTCGTGA
- the cactin gene encoding splicing factor Cactin, with the protein MMGPKSRRRSRSKSRSRSRERRNRSRVSRSRSPELRRGRSRSADTKRTARGRGRSGSRNSSDGSPDRSRPQRRDRSGSRSDSESDRRRGGPHRPRSKSRGRSSSSDSGDPKVRRRKEAEHRRGASRERRRERSQSSSDSRDGSSDRERRRRRSPDRGSPVRDRQRRERDRERWESNSRDRDRDRKGDQSREHRKMSEDREQGRSMGSRDRGRQRSSSPESTDSSGSEHGGRAVKEKEDKKKQREMLKALETPEEKRARRLAKKEAKEKKRREKMGWSEEYMGYTNADNPFGDNNLLGTFKWQKALDKKGIGHLGEKELKERNKCIQEENRRELQKVKQLRLEREREKAMRETELEMLQREKEAEHFKTWAEQEDNFHLHQAKLRSKIRIRDGRAKPIDLLAKYISAEDDDLAVEMHEPYTFLNGLTVTDMDDLLEDIKVYMELEQGKNVDFWRDMTTITEDEISKLRKLEASGKGPGDRREGINTAVSTDVQTVFKGKTYSQLQALHLNIETKIRAGGSNLDIGYWESLLQQVRVYMARARLRERHQDVLRQKLFKLKQEQGVESEPLFPIIKEEEKSDDDEETTPEEPGQSSSSSTRNKNREDEDEDEEAGPSTSTARDQDEEEGGEEGDKKDEEKEGEVVEAVLTEEDLIQQSQAEYDSGRYSPTLLTSSELPLDTHTITPEEDTHRLQLARRQLQVTGDANESAEDAFVRRAREGMGNDEAQFSVEFPVTGKMYLWADKYRPRKPRFFNRVHTGFEWNKYNQTHYDFDNPPPKIVQGYKFNIFYPDLIDKRSTPQYFLEPSPDNKDFGILRFHAGPPYEDIAFKIVNREWEYSHRHGFRCQFANGIFQLWFHFKRYRYRR; encoded by the exons ATGATGGGTCCGAAATCACGACGTAGGTCCCGCTCTAAGTCCAGAAGTCGGAGCCGTGAGCGGCGAAACAGGTCCAGAGTGAGCAGGTCCCGGTCTCCGGAGTTAAGGAGAGGACGCAGTCGGTCTGCGGACACCAAGAGAACCGCCCGTGGACGGGGACGGTCAGGCAGCAGGAACTCGAGCGATGGCTCTCCTGATCGGAGTCGGCCTCAACGCAGGGACCGTTCAGGTTCCAGAAGCGACTCGGAGAGCGACAGGAGGCGAGGAGGACCCCACCGACCCAGGAGCAAGTCGAGGGGTCGATCATCAAG ttCTGATTCAGGTGATCCCAAagtgaggaggagaaaggaagcAGAGCACCGCAGAGGAGCATCtcgagagaggaggagggaacgGTCCCAATCCAGCTCTGACTCCCGTGATGGAAGCAGCGACAGAGAAAGGAGAAGACGGAGAAGTCCTGACCGAGGGAGTCCAGtcagggacagacagaggagagagcgAGACAGAGAAAGGTGGGAGAGCAACagcagagacagggacagggacagaaaAGGAGACCAAAGCCGAGAGCACAGGAAGATGAGTGAAGACAGGGAGCAAGGGAGGAGCATGgggagcagagacagagggaggcagcGCTCCAGTTCACCCGAGTCGACCGATAGCTCAGGGTCTGAACACGGTGGCCGCGCGGTCAAAGAGAAGGAGGATAAGAAAAAACAGCGGGAGATGTTGAAAGCTCTGGAGACGCCAGAGGAGAAGAGGGCCAGACGACTCGCAAAGAAAGAAGccaaggagaagaagaggagagagaagatggGCTGGAGTGAGGAGTACATGGGATACACCAACGCAGACAATCCCTTCGGTGACAACAACTTACTGGGCACATTCAAATGGCAGAAG GCGCTGGATAAGAAAGGCATCGGCCACCTTGGAGAGAAGGAGCTTAAAGAAAGGAACAAATGTATTCAGGAGGAGAATCGCAGAGAGCTGCAGAAG GTGAAACAGCTGCGTCTGGAGAGGGAGCGAGAAAAGGCCATGAGAGAGACGGAGCTGGAGATgctacagagagagaaggaggcgGAGCATTTTAAGACCTGGGCTGAACAGGAAGACAACTTCCATCTGCACCAGGCCAAACTAAG GTCCAAGATTAGAATCCGTGATGGTCGTGCCAAGCCTATTGACCTTTTGGCGAAGTACATCAGCGCAGAAGATGACGATCTAGCTGTGGAAATGCACGAACCCTATACTTTTCTCAACGGCCTGACAGTCACTGACATGGATGACCTGCTGGAGGACATTAAG GTGTACATGGAGTTGGAGCAGGGGAAGAACGTGGACTTCTGGAGAGACATGACGACCATtacagaggacgagatcagcaaACTGAGAAAACTGGAGGCGTCTGGGAAAGGACCAG GTGATCGTCGCGAGGGCATCAACACAGCTGTGAGCACCGATGTCCAAACGGTGTTCAAAGGAAAGACGTACAGCCAGCTGCAGGCGCTGCACCTCAACATCGAGACGAAGATCCGGGCTGGAGGATCAAATCTTGATATCGGTTACTGGGAGAGTCTGCTGCAGCAAGTCAGAGTCTACATGGCCAGAGCAAG GCTGAGAGAGCGACACCAGGATGTGCTGCGTCAGAAGCTGTTCAAGCTCAAACAGGAACAAGGGGTGGAAAGTGAACCTTTGTTCCCCATCatcaaagaggaggagaagagtgACGATGATGA GGAGACCACACCAGAGGAGCCGGGCCagtcttcatcctcctccacaAGAAATAAGAACAGagaagatgaggatgaggatgaggaggcagGTCCATCAACATCCACAGCAAGAGAccaagatgaggaggagggaggagaagagggagacAAGAAGGATGAAGAGAAGGAGGGCGAGGTGGTGGAGGCCGTGCTGACGGAGGAGGACCTGATCCAGCAGAGCCAAGCGGAGTACGACTCTGGACGCTATAGCCCCACGCTGCTCACGTCCTCCGAGCTgccactggacacacacacgaTCACACCGgaggaggacacacacaggctgcagtTGGCACGCAGACAGCTACAAGTCACAG GTGATGCCAACGAGAGCGCCGAGGATGCCTTCGTTCGTCGTGCCAGAGAGGGAATGGGCAACGACGAGGCCCAGTTCAGCGTAGAGTTTCCTGTCACAGGGAAGATGTACCTGTGGGCTGACAAATACCGTCCCAGGAAACCCCGCTTCTTCAACAGGGTCCACACTGGCTTCGAGTGGAACAAATACAATCAGACACATTATGACTTCGACAACCCTCCGCCCAAGATCGTCCAGGGTTACAAGTTTAACATCTTCTACCCGGACCTGATCGACAAACGCTCCACCCCGCAGTACTTCCTCGAGCCCAGTCCCGACAACAAGGACTTTGGGATCTTAAGGTTCCACGCTGGCCCTCCGTACGAGGACATTGCCTTTAAGATTGTCAACAGGGAATGGGAGTACTCGCACCGACATGGCTTCCGATGCCAGTTCGCCAACGGGATCTTCCAGCTGTGGTTCCACTTCAAGAGGTACCGCTACAGGAGATAG
- the sema4e gene encoding semaphorin-4E produces MHPLLPLCVFWLLPLALTLEEGSPRRSVPYHRDNARLFHEEGVFNYSTMLLREDLNLLFLGAKEAVYALDLKDISKKLASVKWEVTQKQENSCKNKGKDPEADCKNYIRILHQLEDNRIYVCGTNAFDPECDFMSYANGKLTLEKKAEDGKGKCPFDPFQRYASIMDDNNLYSATSMNFLGSEPILMRSSPVSIRTEFKSSWLNEPTFVSMAQMPESDLSNMGDDDKVYLFFSETAVECDCYNKLVVSRVARVCKGDLGGERTLQKKWTSFLKARMDCPVLESQLPFIIQDTYRWCDPERHWKDCLFYAIFTPQSDTSDLSAVCAYRVSSISRVFAEGKYKTPVPVETSFVKWVMYSGDVPVPRPGACIDNAARKAGIHQTLDLPDRTLQFIKDRPLMDQVIQPIGEKPLLVRRGATFTRIIVDQVEAADGENYHVMFIGTEDGTMVKAMNYNGEMFIIEEVKLFQTPEPIKIMKFSNVTGQLYAGSDSGAAQIPLATCERSLSCMDCVLSRDPYCGWDEVAKKCVFLSDSQRKLIQSVKDGDASLCPDADPVKPMNRTIWPGGSLYLPCPPPSNLAQTSWEWNGRPLTPSARLQLVRDKLNILNTTDSDAGLYRCQSVESSKGVEYTSTVAEYQVSMATGRGGNVIVPEARTAGSSGAGLHAIVGLLLVGLVALLAWNFYKGHLPLPWKCGKKNGEQSPETPEQGGPTAGPAQAEVKPLVSGTNNGSNNNHTGGEAAFSAAAEEDGPKVSLPSLQFIDDESEI; encoded by the exons ATGCATCCGCTGCTGCCCCTCTGTGTCTTTTGGCTGCTGCCCCTGGCCTTGACACTGGAAGAAGGCTCGCCCCGTAGATCTGTGCCCTACCATA GGGACAACGCTCGTCTGTTTCATGAGGAGGGAGTGTTCAACTACTCCACCATGCTGTTAAGAGAAGATCTGAACCTGCTGTTTCTGGGTGCCAAGGAGGCAGTGTACGCTCTTGACCTCAAAGACATCTCCAAGAAACTTGCTTCA GTTAAATGGGAAGTGACGCAAAAGCAAGAAAATAGCtgtaaaaacaaaggaaaagatCCTGAG gcTGATTGCAAGAACTACATCAGGATCCTGCATCAGTTGGAGGATAACAGGATATATGTCTGTGGAACCAATGCTTTTGATCCTGAGTGTGATTTCATG tCCTACGCAAACGGAAAGCTGACTCTTGAGAAGAAAGCCGAGGATGGCAAAGGGAAGTGTCCATTTGATCCTTTCCAGAGATATGCCTCCATCATGGACG ATAACAACCTATATTCAGCCACTTCAATGAACTTCCTGGGCTCCGAACCCATCCTGATGCGCAGCTCTCCTGTGTCCATACGCACTGAGTTCAAGAGCTCCTGGCTTAATG AGCCTACCTTTGTTTCCATGGCTCAGATGCCAGAGAGTGATTTGAGTAATATGGGAGACGATGACAAGGTCTACCTGTTCTTCAGTGAGACGGCTGTGGAGTGCGACTGCTACAACAAACTGGTGGTCTCCCGTGTGGCTCGCGTCTGCAAG GGGGATCTTGGAGGTGAAAGGACCTTGCAGAAGAAATGGACATCCTTCCTGAAGGCCAGAATGGACTGTCCAGTGCTGGAGTCTCAGCTGCCGTTCATTATCCAGGACACTTACCGCTGGTGTGACCCTGAGAGGCACTGGAAGGATTGTTTGTTCTACGCCATCTTCACACCACAGTC ggACACATCAGACCTGTCTGCAGTGTGTGCGTACCGCGTGTCCAGCATCAGCAGAGTGTTTGCAGAGGGGAAGTACAAGACCCCAGTCCCCGTAGAAACCTCTTTTGTTAAGTGGGTGATGTATAGCGGAGATGTCCCCGTCCCTCGGCCCGGAGCT TGTATAGACAATGCCGCTCGTAAAGCGGGCATACATCAGACTCTGGACCTCCCAGACCGGACCCTTCAATTTATCAAAGATAGGCCCCTCATGGACCAAGTTATCCAGCCAATAGGAGAGAAGCCTCTACTGGTGCGAAGGGGAGCTACATTCACTCGCATCATAGTCGACCAAGTGGAGGCAGCAGATGGAGAGAACTACCACGTGATGTTCATAGGCACAG AGGATGGCACCATGGTGAAGGCAATGAACTACAACGGAGAGATGTTCATCATAGAGGAAGTAAAACTCTTCCAGACGCCAGAGCCAATCAAGATTATGAAATTCTCTAATGTCACG GGTCAGCTGTATGCAGGCTCAGACTCCGGAGCAGCACAGATCCCACTGGCCACCTGCGAGAGGTCCTTGTCCTGTATGGACTGTGTCCTGTCCAGAGACCCGTACTGCGGCTGGGACGAAGTTGCTAAGAAATGTGTTTTCCTTTCTGATTCACAAAG GAAGCTGATCCAAAGTGTGAAAGACGGAGACGCCTCCCTCTGCCCTGATGCTG aTCCTGTGAAGCCGATGAATCGGACCATCTGGCCTGGGGGAAGCCTGTATCTCCCCTGCCCTCCACCCTCCAATCTGGCACAAACCAGTTGGGAATGGAATGGCCGACCTCTGACCCCTTCGGCTCGCCTTCAGCTTGTACGAGACAAACTGAATATCCTCAACACCACAGACTCCGACGCTGGTCTGTACCGCTGCCAGTCTGTGGAGTCCTCCAAAGGTGTCGAGTACACATCCACTGTGGCGGAGTACCAGGTGAGCATGGCCACAGGACGTGGTGGGAATGTGATTGTTCCCGAGGCTCGGACGGCTGGCTCCTCTGGGGCTGGACTGCACGCCATAGTCGGGCTCCTTTTAGTCGGTCTTGTTGCCCTTTTGGCTTGGAACTTTTACAAAGGCCACTTGCCGCTGCCCTGGAAGTGCGGGAAGAAGAATGGAGAGCAATCCCCAGAGACCCCTGAGCAGGGGGGACCGACTGCCGGGCCTGCACAGGCGGAGGTCAAGCCCCTGGTGTCGGGAACAAACAACGGCAGTAATAACAACCACACTGGAGGGGAGGCGGCTTTCAGTGCAGCCGCGGAAGAGGACGGCCCGAAAGTTAGTCTTCCATCTCTGCAGTTTATTGATGACGAGTCAGAAATTTGA